From a region of the Castanea sativa cultivar Marrone di Chiusa Pesio chromosome 10, ASM4071231v1 genome:
- the LOC142612592 gene encoding uncharacterized protein LOC142612592 isoform X2: MENSVENSHGAEIPKKSRSLDLKSLYKSRVIEEGDIKNLKKRKKSGGEDGDERRDNNDRKKKKKKSRKEVSLSSLKNVNDSSSKKSVDGEVYSGQLSSGSHDLKDSKKSDSSQKLNSSSEFNSVSVSLNDNGFQIPKRKRGFVGRKKFDGSRVLKPAGKSNSKVALVDQVVKSSPDDSGSQVQSSKVKRKKVFDEFKENRNSESNLDRHLKEEEGSVGHLVVNNGDTPLKKPQRNRNRKRKNLAPDCKNVVKEAAPLADNSVRISDDSQEDDEENLEENAARMLSSRFDPSCTGFSSNSKASALRSADGLSFLLSSGGDFVGRGSRSLSGSESASVDTAVRVLRPRKQHKEKGQRKRRHFYEIFHGDLDAYWVLNRRIKVFWPLDQSWYFGLVNEYDKERKLHHVKYDDRDEEWIDLKNERFKLLLLPSEVPGKAERRKSLMRNRSSHGGKGGSKIGREKEKRDLTTEDDSCIGSYLDSEPIISWLARSTHRIKSSPSYAAKKQKTSDSSLHPLSSGLSDEAVHLHGCSDKGSLRRDKDRSKLSSSSKLPERLRDTVKLKRSSLESTTCFKDSKQPIVYFRRRFRKTGPELSHASEDNHVFSTAPELSNAFEDNHVSSSAPCSVASFGPFVDGIAGFEECDVSPGRLDFDVPLGSADNVGLLDFSFPSIKSGQIRFDLSFPVQLVLNDYFGAENFWLFRAGFLLQHGIVMTMWPKVHLEMLFVDNVAGLRFLLFEGCFKEAVALVSLVLRVFHRSSDQGKYLDSQLPVTSIRFKFSGVQNLTKQLVFAFYNFSELNNSKWVYLDCKLKRHCLLTRQLPLSECTYDNIHAFQNGRNQLPLTSACVRPSSIKDHDSVEHPENSGSLFEDESSSAEDCSKDAVGNNLKALSKDTACEAWLSCAKSEEKDWMKSPWKYQNGDVNIAGTSIGSRDSENIGTDAIVQPQKWQNHHSESEQCALSQRPSVDRDKSDTGSHSFLNGLGVEIPSFNQFEKSDDGELPSAQHSTDLSWNMNGGIIPSPNPTAPRSTWHRNKNNSSPYGCPSHGWSDGKADIFQNGFGNGPKKPRTQVSYTLPLGGFDVNPKHRSHHQKAPPHKRIRRANEKRPADVSRGSQRNLEFLSCDANVLITLGDRGWRECGVQVVLELFDHNEWKLAVKLSGTTKYSYKAHQFLQPGSTNRYTHAMMWKGGKDWILEFPDRSQWAFFKEMHEECYNRNIRAALIKNIPIPGVRLIEENYDSGAEVAYVRSSSKYFRQVETDVEMALDPSRVLYDMDSDDEEWVLSNPSSSEIDDGGVGMISEEMFERTMDMFEKAAYTQQCDQFAFEEIEDLMDGVGPMDLIKTIYEHWWQKRERKGMPLIRHLQPPLWERYQQQVKEWELALNKNNTNIPNGCQEKAALIEKPPMFAFCLKPRGLEVPNKGSKQRSHRKFSVSGQSNAILGDHDGFHAFGRRLNGFAFADDKFVYPGHSYESLDDSPLAQASPRMFSPRDASSTGVFSMSNDGYDRNHIPKLQRNKSKRFGMFALNDQPMVISYNQRTIDKRNGVHRWNMGPSEWPRQRHNNLDGSLRHGIEQLDGSDIDEFKLRDASGAAQHAVNMAKLKRERAQRLLYRADLAIHKAVVALMTAEAIKSSSDDLNGDG; the protein is encoded by the exons ATGGAAAATAGTGTAGAAAACTCACATGGCGCAGAAATTCCGAAGAAATCTAGATCTTTGGATCTTAAGAGTTTGTATAAATCTAGAGTAATAGAAGAGGGTGATATtaagaatttgaagaagaggaagaagagtgGTGGAGAGGATGGTGATGAGAGGAGGGACAACAATGacaggaagaagaagaaaaagaagagtagGAAAGAGGTGTCTCTGAgtagtttaaaaaatgttaatgatAGCAGCAGCAAAAAGAGTGTGGATGGAGAAGTGTATAGTGGTCAGTTGAGTTCTGGTTCCCACGATTTGAAGGACTCGAAGAAGTCGGATTCGAGTCAGAAATTGAATAGCAGTAGCGAGTTTAATAGTGTTTCCGTTAGTTTAAATGATAATGGATTTCAGATCCCCAAGCGTAAGCGGGGTTTTGTTGGGCGGAAGAAATTTGATGGTTCTCGAGTGTTGAAGCCGGCAGGGAAGTCTAATAGTAAAGTGGCTCTTGTTGATCAGGTGGTCAAGTCAAGTCCAGATGATTCGGGCTCCCAGGTTCAGTCTTCAAAGGTTAAACgaaagaaagtttttgatgaaTTTAAGGAAAATAGAAATAGTGAGTCGAATTTGGATAGGCACTTGAAGGAGGAAGAAGGGAGTGTTGGTCATTTGGTTGTAAACAATGGTGATACACCATTGAAAAAGCCACAGAGGAATCGTAATAGAAAAAGGAAGAATTTGGCACCAGATTGTAAAAATGTAGTGAAGGAAGCCGCGCCTTTGGCTGATAATTCTGTTAGGATCTCTGATGATTCGCAAGAAGATGATGAGGAGAATCTTGAAGAGAATGCTGCAAGGATGCTATCATCCCGGTTTGATCCAAGCTGTACTGGGTTTTCATCAAACAGCAAGGCTTCTGCATTGCGATCTGCCGATGGGTTGTCTTTTTTGCTATCTTCAGGTGGGGATTTTGTTGGCCGTGGGTCTAGATCTTTATCTGGATCAGAGTCTGCATCAGTTGATACTGCTGTTAGAGTGTTGAGACCAAGGAAACAGCACAAAGAGAAGGGACAGAGGAAAAGGCGCCACTTTTATGAAATTTTCCATGGAGACTTGGATGCATATTGGGTTTTGAATAGGCGAATTAAGGTCTTCTGGCCTTTGGACCAGAGTTGGTATTTTGGCCTTGTAAATGAGTATGACAAAGAAAGGAAGCTTCATCATGTCAAATATGATGACCGCGATGAAGAATGGATTGACCTAAAAAATGAGAGGTTCAAACTTTTGCTGCTCCCTAGTGAAGTTCCTGGTAAGGCAGAGCGAAGGAAATCACTAATGAGAAATAGAAGTTCTCATGGGGGAAAAGGAGGTTCGAAGATTGGTagagagaaggaaaagagagaCTTGACTACTGAGGATGATAGCTGTATAGGCAGCTATTTGGACTCAGAGCCCATCATCTCATGGTTGGCTCGATCTACTCATCGAATCAAATCTTCTCCGTCCTATGCTGCAAAGAAACAGAAGACATCTGATTCATCTTTACATCCTTTGTCATCAGGTTTGTCTGATGAAGCTGTCCATCTGCATGGTTGTTCCGACAAGGGTTCATTGAGAAGGGATAAGGATAGAAGTAAATTATCTAGTAGTTCTAAATTGCCAGAGAGATTACGTGACACTGTAAAGCTAAAGAGGTCTTCGCTGGAAAGCACCACTTGCTTCAAAGATAGCAAACAGCCTATTGTTTATTTTAGGCGGCGGTTCCGCAAGACAGGCCCAGAATTGTCTCATGCATCTGAGGACAATCATGTCTTTAGCACTGCACCAGAACTGTCTAATGCATTTGAGGACAATCATGTCTCTAGCAGTGCACCTTGCTCTGTTGCTTCTTTTGGCCCTTTTGTTGATGGGATTGCAGGCTTTGAAGAATGTGATGTTTCACCGGGTAGGTTGGACTTTGATGTGCCTTTGGGGTCTGCTGACAATGTTGGGTtgttggatttttcttttccatcaaTAAAATCAGGACAAATCAGGTTTGACTTAAGCTTCCCAGTGCAGTTGGTTTTGAATGACTATTTTGGAGCAGAGAACTTTTGGTTGTTCCGAGCTGGGTTTCTTCTTCAGCATGGTATTGTGATGACCATGTGGCCAAAGGTTCATTTGGAAATGCTTTTTGTTGACAATGTAGCTGGGTTGAGGTTTCTATTGTTTGAAGGTTGCTTCAAGGAGGCTGTAGCCTTGGTTTCTTTAGTCCTGAGAGTATTTCATCGATCTAGTGATCAGGGGAAGTATCTAGACTCACAATTGCCTGTAACTTCAATTCGGTTCAAATTCTCAGGTGTTCAAAATCTGACAAAGCAACTTGTGTTTGCATTCTACAACTTCTCTGAACTGAATAATTCAAAGTGGGTGTACCTGGACTGTAAACTTAAGAGGCATTGTTTGCTTACCAGGCAACTACCTCTGTCAGAATGCACTTATGAtaatattcatgcatttcaaaATGGAAGAAATCAGTTACCTCTCACTTCTGCTTGTGTGCGGCCCTCCTCTATAAAG GACCATGATTCAGTAGAGCATCCTGAAAACTCCGGGAGTCTTTTTGAGGATGAAAGTTCTAGTGCGGAGGACTGCTCTAAGGATGCTGTTGGGAATAATTTAAAGGCTTTGTCTAAGGATACTGCTTGTGAGGCATGGCTTTCTTGTGCTAAATCAGAGGAGAAAGATTGGATGAAGTCACCCTGGAAGTACCAAAATGGTGATGTTAACATTGCTGGAACATCTATTGGTTCCCGAGATTCTGAAAATATTGGGACTGATGCCATTGTCCAGCCGCAGAAGTGGCAAAACCATCATTCAGAGTCAGAACAATGTGCTTTATCGCAAAGACCTTCAGTTGATAGAGATAAGTCTGATACTGGTTCCCATTCTTTTTTGAATGGTCTTGGTGTTGAAATTCCATCATTTAATCAATTTGAGAAGTCTGATGATGGGGAATTACCTAGTGCTCAACATTCTACAGATCTGTCTTGGAATATGAATGGTGGCATTATCCCCAGCCCCAACCCCACTGCTCCCAGGAGTACATGGCAtcgaaataaaaataattcatcaCCATATGGATGCCCCTCTCATGGATGGTCAGATGGTAAGGCTGACATCTTTCAAAATGGTTTTGGCAATGGACCTAAAAAACCTCGAACTCAGGTTTCATACACATTGCCACTTGGAGGTTTCGATGTGAACCCAAAGCATAGAAGTCATCACCAGAAAGCACCTCCCCACAAACGAATTAGGAGAGCTAATGAGAAGAGACCAGCAGATGTTTCTAGAGGCTCTCAAAGAAACTTAGAGTTTTTATCTTGTGATGCAAATGTGTTAATCACACTTGGTGACAGAGGATGGAGAGAATGTGGGGTACAAGTTGTACTAGAGCTTTTTGATCATAATGAGTGGAAGCTTGCTGTAAAACTTTCAGGGACTACAAAGTATTCGTACAAGGCACATCAGTTTCTGCAGCCTGGGTCAACAAACCGCTACACTCATGCTATGATGTGGAAAGGAGGAAAAGATTGGATCTTGGAGTTTCCAGATAGGAGTCAGTGGGCCTTTTTCAAGGAGATGCATGAAGAGTGTTACAATCGGAATATTCGTGCTGCTTTGATAAAAAACATTCCCATTCCTGGGGTTCGCTTGATAGAGGAAAATTATGATAGTGGAGCAGAAGTAGCATATGTTCGCAGTTCTTCTAAGTACTTCCGGCAGGTTGAAACGGATGTTGAGATGGCTTTGGATCCATCACGTGTCTTATATGACATGGACAGTGATGATGAGGAGTGGGTTTTGAGCAATCCAAGCTCCTCTGAAATTGACGACGGTGGCGTGGGAATGATCTCTGAGGAGATGTTTGAAAGGACTATGGACATGTTTGAGAAGGCTGCATATACTCAACAGTGTGATCAGTTCGCATTTGAAGAAATAGAAGACCTCATGGATGGAGTTGGCCCCATGGATCTAATCAAAACCATTTATGAGCATTGGTGGCAAAAAAGGGAGAGGAAGGGAATGCCTTTAATTCGACATCTTCAG CCACCGCTCTGGGAAAGGTATCAACAACAAGTGAAGGAGTGGGAGCTAGCTTTGAACAAAAACAATACCAACATCCCTAATGGATGCCAGGAGAAGGCTGCACTAATTGAAAAGCCACCCATGTTTGCTTTCTGTTTGAAGCCACGAGGTTTGGAAGTTCCCAACAAGGGGTCAAAACAAAGGTCACATAGGAAGTTTTCAGTTTCTGGGCAAAGCAATGCCATCTTGGGAGATCATGATGGTTTCCatgcttttg GAAGAAGATTGAATGGTTTTGCCTTTGCGGATGACAAGTTTGTGTATCCGGGTCATAGTTATGAATCCCTAGATGATTCCCCTTTGGCACAGGCATCGCCAAGGATGTTTTCACCGCGGGATGCCAGCAGCACAGGAGTTTTCTCTATGAGCAATGATGGTTATGATAGGAATCATATCCCAAAACTTCAGAGGAACAAATCAAAGAGATTTGGGATGTTTGCATTGAATGATCAGCCGATGGTGATTTCATACAATCAGAGAACAATAGACAAGAGAAATGGGGTTCATCGGTGGAATATGGGACCATCCGAGTGGCCAAGACAGCGGCATAATAACTTAGATGGGTCCCTGAGGCATGGCATTGAACAGTTGGATGGTTCTGACATTGATGAGTTCAAGTTGCGTGATGCATCTGGTGCTGCTCAGCATGCAGTTAACATGGCTAAGCTCAAGAGGGAGAGGGCACAGCGGTTGCTTTACAGAGCAGATCTAGCAATTCACAAGGCTGTGGTTGCTCTGATGACTGCTGAAGCGATCAAATCTTCTTCTGACGACTTAAATGGTGATGGATAG
- the LOC142612592 gene encoding uncharacterized protein LOC142612592 isoform X1, producing the protein MENSVENSHGAEIPKKSRSLDLKSLYKSRVIEEGDIKNLKKRKKSGGEDGDERRDNNDRKKKKKKSRKEVSLSSLKNVNDSSSKKSVDGEVYSGQLSSGSHDLKDSKKSDSSQKLNSSSEFNSVSVSLNDNGFQIPKRKRGFVGRKKFDGSRVLKPAGKSNSKVALVDQVVKSSPDDSGSQVQSSKVKRKKVFDEFKENRNSESNLDRHLKEEEGSVGHLVVNNGDTPLKKPQRNRNRKRKNLAPDCKNVVKEAAPLADNSVRISDDSQEDDEENLEENAARMLSSRFDPSCTGFSSNSKASALRSADGLSFLLSSGGDFVGRGSRSLSGSESASVDTAVRVLRPRKQHKEKGQRKRRHFYEIFHGDLDAYWVLNRRIKVFWPLDQSWYFGLVNEYDKERKLHHVKYDDRDEEWIDLKNERFKLLLLPSEVPGKAERRKSLMRNRSSHGGKGGSKIGREKEKRDLTTEDDSCIGSYLDSEPIISWLARSTHRIKSSPSYAAKKQKTSDSSLHPLSSGLSDEAVHLHGCSDKGSLRRDKDRSKLSSSSKLPERLRDTVKLKRSSLESTTCFKDSKQPIVYFRRRFRKTGPELSHASEDNHVFSTAPELSNAFEDNHVSSSAPCSVASFGPFVDGIAGFEECDVSPGRLDFDVPLGSADNVGLLDFSFPSIKSGQIRFDLSFPVQLVLNDYFGAENFWLFRAGFLLQHGIVMTMWPKVHLEMLFVDNVAGLRFLLFEGCFKEAVALVSLVLRVFHRSSDQGKYLDSQLPVTSIRFKFSGVQNLTKQLVFAFYNFSELNNSKWVYLDCKLKRHCLLTRQLPLSECTYDNIHAFQNGRNQLPLTSACVRPSSIKGLRKRPSQSIRVMGFATDCTYVNISQLSSNPNEMHGKVPPFSLCFAAAPTFFLSLHLKLLMEHCAAHITFQDHDSVEHPENSGSLFEDESSSAEDCSKDAVGNNLKALSKDTACEAWLSCAKSEEKDWMKSPWKYQNGDVNIAGTSIGSRDSENIGTDAIVQPQKWQNHHSESEQCALSQRPSVDRDKSDTGSHSFLNGLGVEIPSFNQFEKSDDGELPSAQHSTDLSWNMNGGIIPSPNPTAPRSTWHRNKNNSSPYGCPSHGWSDGKADIFQNGFGNGPKKPRTQVSYTLPLGGFDVNPKHRSHHQKAPPHKRIRRANEKRPADVSRGSQRNLEFLSCDANVLITLGDRGWRECGVQVVLELFDHNEWKLAVKLSGTTKYSYKAHQFLQPGSTNRYTHAMMWKGGKDWILEFPDRSQWAFFKEMHEECYNRNIRAALIKNIPIPGVRLIEENYDSGAEVAYVRSSSKYFRQVETDVEMALDPSRVLYDMDSDDEEWVLSNPSSSEIDDGGVGMISEEMFERTMDMFEKAAYTQQCDQFAFEEIEDLMDGVGPMDLIKTIYEHWWQKRERKGMPLIRHLQPPLWERYQQQVKEWELALNKNNTNIPNGCQEKAALIEKPPMFAFCLKPRGLEVPNKGSKQRSHRKFSVSGQSNAILGDHDGFHAFGRRLNGFAFADDKFVYPGHSYESLDDSPLAQASPRMFSPRDASSTGVFSMSNDGYDRNHIPKLQRNKSKRFGMFALNDQPMVISYNQRTIDKRNGVHRWNMGPSEWPRQRHNNLDGSLRHGIEQLDGSDIDEFKLRDASGAAQHAVNMAKLKRERAQRLLYRADLAIHKAVVALMTAEAIKSSSDDLNGDG; encoded by the exons ATGGAAAATAGTGTAGAAAACTCACATGGCGCAGAAATTCCGAAGAAATCTAGATCTTTGGATCTTAAGAGTTTGTATAAATCTAGAGTAATAGAAGAGGGTGATATtaagaatttgaagaagaggaagaagagtgGTGGAGAGGATGGTGATGAGAGGAGGGACAACAATGacaggaagaagaagaaaaagaagagtagGAAAGAGGTGTCTCTGAgtagtttaaaaaatgttaatgatAGCAGCAGCAAAAAGAGTGTGGATGGAGAAGTGTATAGTGGTCAGTTGAGTTCTGGTTCCCACGATTTGAAGGACTCGAAGAAGTCGGATTCGAGTCAGAAATTGAATAGCAGTAGCGAGTTTAATAGTGTTTCCGTTAGTTTAAATGATAATGGATTTCAGATCCCCAAGCGTAAGCGGGGTTTTGTTGGGCGGAAGAAATTTGATGGTTCTCGAGTGTTGAAGCCGGCAGGGAAGTCTAATAGTAAAGTGGCTCTTGTTGATCAGGTGGTCAAGTCAAGTCCAGATGATTCGGGCTCCCAGGTTCAGTCTTCAAAGGTTAAACgaaagaaagtttttgatgaaTTTAAGGAAAATAGAAATAGTGAGTCGAATTTGGATAGGCACTTGAAGGAGGAAGAAGGGAGTGTTGGTCATTTGGTTGTAAACAATGGTGATACACCATTGAAAAAGCCACAGAGGAATCGTAATAGAAAAAGGAAGAATTTGGCACCAGATTGTAAAAATGTAGTGAAGGAAGCCGCGCCTTTGGCTGATAATTCTGTTAGGATCTCTGATGATTCGCAAGAAGATGATGAGGAGAATCTTGAAGAGAATGCTGCAAGGATGCTATCATCCCGGTTTGATCCAAGCTGTACTGGGTTTTCATCAAACAGCAAGGCTTCTGCATTGCGATCTGCCGATGGGTTGTCTTTTTTGCTATCTTCAGGTGGGGATTTTGTTGGCCGTGGGTCTAGATCTTTATCTGGATCAGAGTCTGCATCAGTTGATACTGCTGTTAGAGTGTTGAGACCAAGGAAACAGCACAAAGAGAAGGGACAGAGGAAAAGGCGCCACTTTTATGAAATTTTCCATGGAGACTTGGATGCATATTGGGTTTTGAATAGGCGAATTAAGGTCTTCTGGCCTTTGGACCAGAGTTGGTATTTTGGCCTTGTAAATGAGTATGACAAAGAAAGGAAGCTTCATCATGTCAAATATGATGACCGCGATGAAGAATGGATTGACCTAAAAAATGAGAGGTTCAAACTTTTGCTGCTCCCTAGTGAAGTTCCTGGTAAGGCAGAGCGAAGGAAATCACTAATGAGAAATAGAAGTTCTCATGGGGGAAAAGGAGGTTCGAAGATTGGTagagagaaggaaaagagagaCTTGACTACTGAGGATGATAGCTGTATAGGCAGCTATTTGGACTCAGAGCCCATCATCTCATGGTTGGCTCGATCTACTCATCGAATCAAATCTTCTCCGTCCTATGCTGCAAAGAAACAGAAGACATCTGATTCATCTTTACATCCTTTGTCATCAGGTTTGTCTGATGAAGCTGTCCATCTGCATGGTTGTTCCGACAAGGGTTCATTGAGAAGGGATAAGGATAGAAGTAAATTATCTAGTAGTTCTAAATTGCCAGAGAGATTACGTGACACTGTAAAGCTAAAGAGGTCTTCGCTGGAAAGCACCACTTGCTTCAAAGATAGCAAACAGCCTATTGTTTATTTTAGGCGGCGGTTCCGCAAGACAGGCCCAGAATTGTCTCATGCATCTGAGGACAATCATGTCTTTAGCACTGCACCAGAACTGTCTAATGCATTTGAGGACAATCATGTCTCTAGCAGTGCACCTTGCTCTGTTGCTTCTTTTGGCCCTTTTGTTGATGGGATTGCAGGCTTTGAAGAATGTGATGTTTCACCGGGTAGGTTGGACTTTGATGTGCCTTTGGGGTCTGCTGACAATGTTGGGTtgttggatttttcttttccatcaaTAAAATCAGGACAAATCAGGTTTGACTTAAGCTTCCCAGTGCAGTTGGTTTTGAATGACTATTTTGGAGCAGAGAACTTTTGGTTGTTCCGAGCTGGGTTTCTTCTTCAGCATGGTATTGTGATGACCATGTGGCCAAAGGTTCATTTGGAAATGCTTTTTGTTGACAATGTAGCTGGGTTGAGGTTTCTATTGTTTGAAGGTTGCTTCAAGGAGGCTGTAGCCTTGGTTTCTTTAGTCCTGAGAGTATTTCATCGATCTAGTGATCAGGGGAAGTATCTAGACTCACAATTGCCTGTAACTTCAATTCGGTTCAAATTCTCAGGTGTTCAAAATCTGACAAAGCAACTTGTGTTTGCATTCTACAACTTCTCTGAACTGAATAATTCAAAGTGGGTGTACCTGGACTGTAAACTTAAGAGGCATTGTTTGCTTACCAGGCAACTACCTCTGTCAGAATGCACTTATGAtaatattcatgcatttcaaaATGGAAGAAATCAGTTACCTCTCACTTCTGCTTGTGTGCGGCCCTCCTCTATAAAG GGCTTAAGGAAAAGGCCTAGCCAGAGTATAAGGGTCATGGGTTTTGCCACGGATTGCACCTATGTGAATATTAGTCAGTTGTCATCTAATCCCAATGAGATGCACGGGAAAGTTCCCccattttctctttgttttgctGCTGCTcctactttctttcttagtttgCATCTGAAGCTGCTAATGGAACATTGTGCGGCTCATATCACTTTCCAGGACCATGATTCAGTAGAGCATCCTGAAAACTCCGGGAGTCTTTTTGAGGATGAAAGTTCTAGTGCGGAGGACTGCTCTAAGGATGCTGTTGGGAATAATTTAAAGGCTTTGTCTAAGGATACTGCTTGTGAGGCATGGCTTTCTTGTGCTAAATCAGAGGAGAAAGATTGGATGAAGTCACCCTGGAAGTACCAAAATGGTGATGTTAACATTGCTGGAACATCTATTGGTTCCCGAGATTCTGAAAATATTGGGACTGATGCCATTGTCCAGCCGCAGAAGTGGCAAAACCATCATTCAGAGTCAGAACAATGTGCTTTATCGCAAAGACCTTCAGTTGATAGAGATAAGTCTGATACTGGTTCCCATTCTTTTTTGAATGGTCTTGGTGTTGAAATTCCATCATTTAATCAATTTGAGAAGTCTGATGATGGGGAATTACCTAGTGCTCAACATTCTACAGATCTGTCTTGGAATATGAATGGTGGCATTATCCCCAGCCCCAACCCCACTGCTCCCAGGAGTACATGGCAtcgaaataaaaataattcatcaCCATATGGATGCCCCTCTCATGGATGGTCAGATGGTAAGGCTGACATCTTTCAAAATGGTTTTGGCAATGGACCTAAAAAACCTCGAACTCAGGTTTCATACACATTGCCACTTGGAGGTTTCGATGTGAACCCAAAGCATAGAAGTCATCACCAGAAAGCACCTCCCCACAAACGAATTAGGAGAGCTAATGAGAAGAGACCAGCAGATGTTTCTAGAGGCTCTCAAAGAAACTTAGAGTTTTTATCTTGTGATGCAAATGTGTTAATCACACTTGGTGACAGAGGATGGAGAGAATGTGGGGTACAAGTTGTACTAGAGCTTTTTGATCATAATGAGTGGAAGCTTGCTGTAAAACTTTCAGGGACTACAAAGTATTCGTACAAGGCACATCAGTTTCTGCAGCCTGGGTCAACAAACCGCTACACTCATGCTATGATGTGGAAAGGAGGAAAAGATTGGATCTTGGAGTTTCCAGATAGGAGTCAGTGGGCCTTTTTCAAGGAGATGCATGAAGAGTGTTACAATCGGAATATTCGTGCTGCTTTGATAAAAAACATTCCCATTCCTGGGGTTCGCTTGATAGAGGAAAATTATGATAGTGGAGCAGAAGTAGCATATGTTCGCAGTTCTTCTAAGTACTTCCGGCAGGTTGAAACGGATGTTGAGATGGCTTTGGATCCATCACGTGTCTTATATGACATGGACAGTGATGATGAGGAGTGGGTTTTGAGCAATCCAAGCTCCTCTGAAATTGACGACGGTGGCGTGGGAATGATCTCTGAGGAGATGTTTGAAAGGACTATGGACATGTTTGAGAAGGCTGCATATACTCAACAGTGTGATCAGTTCGCATTTGAAGAAATAGAAGACCTCATGGATGGAGTTGGCCCCATGGATCTAATCAAAACCATTTATGAGCATTGGTGGCAAAAAAGGGAGAGGAAGGGAATGCCTTTAATTCGACATCTTCAG CCACCGCTCTGGGAAAGGTATCAACAACAAGTGAAGGAGTGGGAGCTAGCTTTGAACAAAAACAATACCAACATCCCTAATGGATGCCAGGAGAAGGCTGCACTAATTGAAAAGCCACCCATGTTTGCTTTCTGTTTGAAGCCACGAGGTTTGGAAGTTCCCAACAAGGGGTCAAAACAAAGGTCACATAGGAAGTTTTCAGTTTCTGGGCAAAGCAATGCCATCTTGGGAGATCATGATGGTTTCCatgcttttg GAAGAAGATTGAATGGTTTTGCCTTTGCGGATGACAAGTTTGTGTATCCGGGTCATAGTTATGAATCCCTAGATGATTCCCCTTTGGCACAGGCATCGCCAAGGATGTTTTCACCGCGGGATGCCAGCAGCACAGGAGTTTTCTCTATGAGCAATGATGGTTATGATAGGAATCATATCCCAAAACTTCAGAGGAACAAATCAAAGAGATTTGGGATGTTTGCATTGAATGATCAGCCGATGGTGATTTCATACAATCAGAGAACAATAGACAAGAGAAATGGGGTTCATCGGTGGAATATGGGACCATCCGAGTGGCCAAGACAGCGGCATAATAACTTAGATGGGTCCCTGAGGCATGGCATTGAACAGTTGGATGGTTCTGACATTGATGAGTTCAAGTTGCGTGATGCATCTGGTGCTGCTCAGCATGCAGTTAACATGGCTAAGCTCAAGAGGGAGAGGGCACAGCGGTTGCTTTACAGAGCAGATCTAGCAATTCACAAGGCTGTGGTTGCTCTGATGACTGCTGAAGCGATCAAATCTTCTTCTGACGACTTAAATGGTGATGGATAG